Proteins co-encoded in one Cricetulus griseus strain 17A/GY chromosome 1 unlocalized genomic scaffold, alternate assembly CriGri-PICRH-1.0 chr1_1, whole genome shotgun sequence genomic window:
- the LOC100774337 gene encoding thymosin beta-4 yields MSDKPDMAEIEKFDMSKLKKTETQEKNPLPSKGTIEQEKQAGES; encoded by the coding sequence ATGTCTGACAAACCCGATATGGCTGAGATCGAGAAATTCGATATGTcgaaattgaagaagacagaaaCGCAAGAGAAAAATCCTCTGCCTTCAAAAGGAACAATTGAACAGGAGAAGCAAGCTGGTGAATCGTAA